A single genomic interval of Primulina tabacum isolate GXHZ01 unplaced genomic scaffold, ASM2559414v2 Contig878, whole genome shotgun sequence harbors:
- the LOC142535184 gene encoding uncharacterized protein LOC142535184, with translation MCEAAYDNYTENPEALMEFLKEAEKPLYNGCKRYTKLSAIVKLYNTKAKHGMSDALFSDLLMDFGNMLPDNHNLPTKMYDAKKTLSCLALSYEKIHACSNDCILYRKQYKDCVNCPKCGLSWWKLTKKNVEKKCVPAKMLWYFPPIPRFKRMFKSLHTSKNLTWHAETTGVPGQLRHPADSPSWKLVDHMWPYFESEPRNLRLALAADGINPYSNLSSRYSCWPIMLVTYNLPPNMCMKRKFIMLIMLISGPKQSGNDIDVYLDVLVEDLQRSWDGVDGVYDAYRRQFFTLKAILLWTINDFPAYGNLSGCTTHGYYACPVCKEDTCAKHLENGNKMSFVGHRRFLPRFHPYRRQMKEFDGMEEHGESSTPLSGVALFDKLSDIRCVFRKKISVKGKKRKNAKDNNLEDSKEEKDFGLKDFRKCWKKKSIFFNLPYWKHLHVRHCLDVMHIEKNVFEYLINALMNVKGKTKDNVAARLDMVQMGVRPELAPKFGEKRTYLPPAACSFTKKKKLQVCQSIMDIKVPESFSSNLKNIVSLSELKLIGLKSHDCHVLMQHFLPILIRDALPKHVRYAIIRLCFFFKDICCKVIDVAKLDKLQSDLVVTLCLLEQYFPPSFFDVMLHLTVHLVREVRLCGPVYFRWMYPFERSMKVLKSYVGSRKHPEGCIVRRYSAEEAIEFCSEYLNDLDPIGVPQSNRDPKSNIPGFLACKTPIIVPQVDLQQAYLTVLENTEEVSPYIM, from the coding sequence ATGTGTGAGGCAGCATATGATAACTATACAGAAAATCCAGAAGCGTTAATGGAATTTTTGAAGGAAGCAGAGAAACCTTTGTATAATGGATGTAAGCGTTACACAAAGTTGAGTGCAATTGTGAAACTATACAACACCAAAGCAAAGCATGGAATGAGTGACGCTCTATTTTCCGATCTACTAATGGATTTTGGGAATATGCTACCAGATAATCACAACTTGCCAACCAAAATGTATGATGCAAAAAAGACATTGAGTTGTTTGGCGTTGAGTTATGAAAAGATTCATGCTTGTTCCAATGATTGCATTCTTTATAGGAAGCAATATAAAGACTGCGTAAACTGCCCTAAATGTGGCTTGTCATGGTGGAAGCTAACCAAGAAGAACGTCGAGAAGAAATGTGTTCCTGCAAAGATGTTGTGGTATTTCCCTCCCATACCAAGATTTAAGCGCATGTTTAAATCTCTACATACCTCCAAAAATTTAACATGGCATGCAGAAACCACAGGAGTTCCCGGTCAGTTACGTCATCCAGCTGATTCACCATCTTGGAAGTTGGTGGATCATATGTGGCCCTACTTTGAAAGTGAACCAAGAAATCTTCGCCTGGCACTTGCAGCTGATGGAATTAATCCTTATAGCAACCTTAGTAGTCGGTACAGTTGCTGGCCAATTATGTTGGTCACCTATAATCTGCCTCCAAACATGTGTATGAAGAGAAAATTCATCATGCTAATTATGCTCATTTCAGGGCCTAAACAGTCAGGAAACGATATAGATGTCTATCTTGATGTGTTAGTTGAAGATTTGCAACGATCGTGGGATGGAGTTGATGGTGTCTATGATGCTTATCGAAGACAATTTTTCACTCTTAAAGCAATCTTATTATGGACCATCAATGACTTTCCAGCCTATGGTAACCTTAGTGGATGTACTACACATGGTTATTATGCATGCCCAGTATGCAAAGAAGATACTTGTGCAAAGCATTTGGAAAATGGGAATAAAATGTCATTTGTAGGTCATAGACGATTCCTACCACGGTTTCATCCATATCGGAGGCAAATGAAAGAGTTCGATGGTATGGAAGAACATGGAGAATCATCTACACCATTATCTGGGGTTGCTTTGTTTGACAAGCTTTCTGACATAAGGTGTGTTTTCAGAAAGAAGATTAGTGTAAAAggtaaaaaaagaaagaatgcAAAGGACAATAATTTGGAAGATAGTAAAGAAGAAAAAGATTTTGGATTAAAAGATTTCAGAAAATGTTGGAAgaagaaatcaatttttttcaatCTTCCTTATTGGAAACACCTGCATGTTAGGCATTGTCTCGATGTGATGCACATAGAGAAAAATGTCTTCGAATATCTCATTAATGCTTTGATGAATGTTAAAGGAAAAACCAAGGACAATGTGGCAGCTAGGTTGGACATGGTTCAAATGGGAGTTAGGCCTGAATTGGCACCTAAATTTGGTGAAAAAAGAACATATCTTCCTCCTGCTGCATGctcattcacaaaaaaaaaaaagttacaaGTTTGTCAGTCGATAATGGATATAAAAGTCCCAGAAAGTTTCTCATCGAACCTGAAAAATATTGTGTCCTTATCTGAGTTGAAATTGATTGGcttgaaatctcatgattgtcatGTTCTAATGCAGCATTTCCTGCCAATACTCATACGTGATGCATTACCAAAACATGTTAGATATGCCATCATAAGATtatgcttcttcttcaaagatATTTGTTGCAAGGTGATAGATGTAGCCAAGTTAGATAAGCTGCAATCTGACTTGGTTGTTACACTTTGCTTATTGGAGCAGTATTTCCCCCCTTCTTTCTTCGATGTCATGCTTCACTTAACAGTTCATCTTGTTCGAGAAGTTCGATTATGTGGACCAGTGTACTTCCGGTGGATGTACCCGTTCGAAAGATCCATGAAGGTGCTTAAGAGTTATGTAGGCAGTCGAAAACATCCTGAAGGTTGCATTGTTCGGAGATATTCAGCCGAAGAAGCAATTGAGTTTTGTTCGGAATACCTAAATGACCTTGATCCTATTGGGGTCCCTCAATCAAATCGCGATCCCAAATCAAACATTCCTGGCTTCTTAGCATGCAAAACACCAATTATAGTGCCACAAGTTGACCTTCAACAAGCATATTTGACTGTGCTGGAAAATACAGAAGAAGTATCTCCCTACATTATGTAA